Proteins encoded in a region of the Onychostoma macrolepis isolate SWU-2019 chromosome 20, ASM1243209v1, whole genome shotgun sequence genome:
- the taar1b gene encoding trace amine-associated receptor 1b: MDLCYEALNGSCGKYVRPYGVHVPMLITMMLTTIVTIIGNLLVIISIGHFKQLHTPTNQLILSLALCDFLLGLFVMPLSAVRSMQGCWYFGDFLCKLHTCIDMTLSTSSIFHLVSVSAERCCAVCSPLTYHYRFGFPMVLLMISVSWLIPAVFAYMSTYFELNLHGDKDFYETHVRCVGGCHVFFTHGPAVISSLVSFYIPGLIIIGIYSRIYMVARNQARSISLQLSQLRRVYPSEGAQHWAQKATITIAIVVGVFMVCWTPFFLCNIMNPFIGYTTPPTLIDALVWFGYVNSTLNPFIYAFMHSWFRKAVRIIVTGEIFQNNSSRKQLDL, encoded by the coding sequence ATGGATCTCTGTTACGAGGCTTTGAATGGATCCTGTGGGAAGTATGTACGACCGTACGGCGTCCACGTTCCTATGCTTATCACCATGATGTTGACCACCATTGTGACCATCATTGGGAATCTACTGGTCATCATCTCCATTGGACATTTCAAGCAACTCCACACACCAACAAACCAGCTGATTTTGTCTCTCGCCCTGTGTGACTTTCTCCTCGGGCTGTTTGTCATGCCGTTGAGCGCTGTCCGTTCCATGCAGGGCTGTTGGTACTTTGGGGATTTCTTATGTAAGTTACACACATGCATTGACATGACTCTCAGCACCTCTTCGATTTTCCACCTTGTGAGTGTGTCTGCCGAGCGCTGTTGTGCCGTGTGCAGCCCATTAACGTATCATTATCGCTTTGGTTTTCCAATGGTGCTGTTAATGATCTCTGTCAGCTGGTTGATCCCTGCTGTATTTGCTTACATGAGTACCTACTTCGAACTCAACCTTCATGGTGACAAGGACTTTTACGAAACACATGTACGTTGTGTGGGAGGGTGCCATGTCTTCTTTACTCACGGCCCGGCAGTGATCTCTTCACTTGTTTCCTTCTACATTCCTGGCCTCATCATTATTGGCATCTATTCTAGAATCTACATGGTTGCCCGAAACCAAGCGAGGTCTATAAGTCTTCAACTGAGCCAGCTGAGAAGAGTTTATCCATCAGAAGGGGCGCAACATTGGGCACAGAAAGCAACGATAACGATTGCTATCGTGGTTGGAGTTTTCATGGTTTGCTGGACTCCTTTTTTCCTCTGTAACATAATGAATCCTTTTATTGGCTACACAACACCCCCAACGCTGATCGATGCACTTGTTTGGTTTGGCTATGTCAATTCCACCTTAAATCCTTTCATTTATGCATTCATGCATTCTTGGTTCAGAAAGGCTGTGAGAATTATAGTAACTGGggaaatatttcaaaacaataGCAGCAGAAAACAGTTAGACTTGTAA
- the LOC131527280 gene encoding trace amine-associated receptor 1-like isoform X1, with the protein MDVQINISQNGIWEKPFLCYEFSNRSCQRFIYPLETRILLYILFSVSSIVTIIGNLLVIITAIHFKQLHTPTNYLILSLAVADLLVGGVVMPPSMLRSIETCWYLGDLFCKIHSSLDVTLCTASILNLCVISLERYYAICHPFQYHSKITSLATLVMIIICWTVSAALGFGMIFMELNILGIEDFYYENVDCDGKCLVFQSREAATIMSLACFYVPAFVMLCVYLKILHAAQRQVQAIQSVNSEFKKEGKATKTLAIIMGVFLTFWIPFFICNLIDPFISYSVPPLLFDLFLWVGYYNSTCNPIVYAFFYSWFRHAFRVILSGRIFQSNSSRTMLL; encoded by the coding sequence ATGGATGTCCAAATCAACATCAGCCAAAATGGAATCTGGGAAAAGCCTTTCCTCTGTTATGAGTTTAGTAACAGGTCTTGTCAGAGATTTATCTATCCGTTGGAAACCCGGATATTACTCTACATCCTTTTTAGCGTCTCTTCAATTGTCACAATCATAGGAAACCTGCTTGTGATCATTACGGCCATTCATTTCAAGCAGCTTCACACACCAACTAACTACCTCATCCTGTCTCTAGCCGTGGCCGATCTGCTTGTCGGAGGAGTTGTGATGCCTCCCAGCATGCTGCGCTCCATCGAGACGTGCTGGTATCTGGGAGATTTGTTCTGTAAAATACACAGCAGTCTTGATGTGACATTGTGCACTGCATCAATTTTAAACCTCTGTGTCATTTCTTTGGAGAGATATTATGCCATATGTCACCCCTTTCAATATCATAGTAAAATTACATCACTTGCCACACtagttatgattattatctGCTGGACTGTTTCAGCTGCTCTAGGGTTTGGCATGATCTTCATGGAGCTTAATATTCTGGGCATTGAGgatttttattatgaaaatgttgACTGTGATGGAAAATGCTTGGTGTTTCAGAGCAGAGAGGCAGCTACTATAATGTCATTGGCCTGTTTTTACGTTCCTGCTTTTGTCATGCTCTGTGTGTACCTTAAGATCTTACACGCAGCTCAACGGCAGGTTCAGGCCATCCAGAGTGtaaattctgaatttaaaaaagaaggaaaagcCACTAAGACTTTAGCTATCATCATGGGGGTGTTTCTGACCTTCTGGATACCCTTTTTCATTTGCAATCTTATTGATCCTTTCATCAGTTATTCTGTACCACCACTTCTGTTTGACTTGTTCCTGTGGGTTGGATATTATAATTCCACCTGTAATCCGATAGTTTACGCCTTCTTTTACAGCTGGTTCAGACATGCTTTCAGAGTCATTCTGTCTGGAAGAATATTTCAGAGTAATTCTTCAAGAACAATGTTATTGTAA
- the LOC131527280 gene encoding trace amine-associated receptor 1-like isoform X2, whose protein sequence is MIKSHLTFQINISQNGIWEKPFLCYEFSNRSCQRFIYPLETRILLYILFSVSSIVTIIGNLLVIITAIHFKQLHTPTNYLILSLAVADLLVGGVVMPPSMLRSIETCWYLGDLFCKIHSSLDVTLCTASILNLCVISLERYYAICHPFQYHSKITSLATLVMIIICWTVSAALGFGMIFMELNILGIEDFYYENVDCDGKCLVFQSREAATIMSLACFYVPAFVMLCVYLKILHAAQRQVQAIQSVNSEFKKEGKATKTLAIIMGVFLTFWIPFFICNLIDPFISYSVPPLLFDLFLWVGYYNSTCNPIVYAFFYSWFRHAFRVILSGRIFQSNSSRTMLL, encoded by the coding sequence TCCAAATCAACATCAGCCAAAATGGAATCTGGGAAAAGCCTTTCCTCTGTTATGAGTTTAGTAACAGGTCTTGTCAGAGATTTATCTATCCGTTGGAAACCCGGATATTACTCTACATCCTTTTTAGCGTCTCTTCAATTGTCACAATCATAGGAAACCTGCTTGTGATCATTACGGCCATTCATTTCAAGCAGCTTCACACACCAACTAACTACCTCATCCTGTCTCTAGCCGTGGCCGATCTGCTTGTCGGAGGAGTTGTGATGCCTCCCAGCATGCTGCGCTCCATCGAGACGTGCTGGTATCTGGGAGATTTGTTCTGTAAAATACACAGCAGTCTTGATGTGACATTGTGCACTGCATCAATTTTAAACCTCTGTGTCATTTCTTTGGAGAGATATTATGCCATATGTCACCCCTTTCAATATCATAGTAAAATTACATCACTTGCCACACtagttatgattattatctGCTGGACTGTTTCAGCTGCTCTAGGGTTTGGCATGATCTTCATGGAGCTTAATATTCTGGGCATTGAGgatttttattatgaaaatgttgACTGTGATGGAAAATGCTTGGTGTTTCAGAGCAGAGAGGCAGCTACTATAATGTCATTGGCCTGTTTTTACGTTCCTGCTTTTGTCATGCTCTGTGTGTACCTTAAGATCTTACACGCAGCTCAACGGCAGGTTCAGGCCATCCAGAGTGtaaattctgaatttaaaaaagaaggaaaagcCACTAAGACTTTAGCTATCATCATGGGGGTGTTTCTGACCTTCTGGATACCCTTTTTCATTTGCAATCTTATTGATCCTTTCATCAGTTATTCTGTACCACCACTTCTGTTTGACTTGTTCCTGTGGGTTGGATATTATAATTCCACCTGTAATCCGATAGTTTACGCCTTCTTTTACAGCTGGTTCAGACATGCTTTCAGAGTCATTCTGTCTGGAAGAATATTTCAGAGTAATTCTTCAAGAACAATGTTATTGTAA
- the LOC131527205 gene encoding trace amine-associated receptor 4-like isoform X1 translates to MTSNETDTQIVFLCYPLRPDSCLKVQRYVVVKVAMYAFLVLMILTTVFGNLLIIISISHFKQLQSPTHLIVRSLAASDCLLGSLVMPYSMVRSVEGCWYLGDVVCKVHSSLDMTFCISSILHLSLISVDRYWAICDPLRYKMRVTNNTVTVFTTFIWLFSFLYSFSIVFSGVNKIGLELFIMQVYCVGSCVLFFNKQWGIICPVLTFFLPGTIMSSLYMKIFYVARKHAKVMSERVTGGLKSQSSAHREKKAATTLAIVMGVFLFCWLPYFTVTVLGPFFNFLTPADVFDALVWFAYLNSTCNPLIYGFFYPCFQNAFKILISTYVCCINDSNTLILE, encoded by the coding sequence ATGACTTCTAATGAAACTGACACTCAGATTGTTTTTCTCTGCTATCCACTCCGGCCGGACTCCTGTCTAAAAGTACAGCGTTATGTTGTGGTTAAAGTGGCAATGTATGCTTTCTTGGTGCTGATGATCCTCACGACAGTTTTTGGGAACCTTCTGATCATCATCTCCATCTCTCACTTCAAACAGCTTCAGTCTCCAACTCATCTGATCGTTCGCTCTCTGGCTGCCAGTGACTGTCTGCTGGGCTCTTTGGTCATGCCGTACAGCATGGTGCGATCTGTTGAAGGCTGCTGGTATCTGGGAGATGTTGTGTGTAAAGTTCATTCTAGTTTAGACATGACCTTTTGTATCTCCTCAATACTGCATCTCAGTTTAATATCTGTTGACAGGTACTGGGCCATTTGTGACCCTCTGAGGTACAAAATGAGGGTCACAAACAACACTGTGACTGTATTTACTACCTTTATTTGGCTGTTTTCATTTCTCTACAgtttttctattgtgttttcaGGTGTAAACAAAATTGGTTTGGAGTTGTTCATCATGCAGGTTTATTGTGTGGGAAGCTGTGTTTTGTTCTTTAACAAACAATGGGGTATTATATGTCCAGTTCTCACATTTTTCCTTCCTGGGACAATCATGAGCTCTCTGTATATGAAAATCTTCTATGTTGCACGAAAACATGCAAAGGTTATGTCAGAAAGAGTGACTGGAGGGTTGAAGAGCCAAAGCTCTGCTCACAGAGAGAAAAAAGCAGCTACAACTCTGGCCATTGTTATgggtgtgtttttgttctgcTGGCTGCCATATTTTACGGTTACTGTTCTCGGcccttttttcaattttttgaCCCCAGCTGATGTTTTTGATGCTTTGGTTTGGTTTGCATACCTTAACTCCACTTGTAATCCACTGATTTATGGTTTTTTCTACCCTTGTTTTCAGAATGCTTTTAAGATTCTTATATCCACTTATGTCTGTTGCATCAATGATTCAAACACCTTGATATTAGAATGA
- the LOC131527451 gene encoding trace amine-associated receptor 2-like, with product MISKKIISATGADVMTSNETQIENMFLCYPFRSDSCPKLLRLTGVKVAMYVLMVLMILTTVFGNLLIIISISHFKQLQSPTHLIVRSLAASDCLLGSLVMPYSMVRSVEGCWYLGDFVCKVHSSLDMSFCISSILHLSLISVDRYWAICDPLRYRMRVTNNTVTVFTTFIWLFSFLYSFSVVFSGISAAGLEMLILQTYCVGSCVVFFNKQWGLICPILTFFLPGTIMSSLYLKIFYVAQKHAKVMSERVAGGLRSQSSAHRERKAAKTLAIVMGVFLLCWLPYFTAAVLDPFLNFWTPAVVFDALFWFAYFNSTCNPLIYGFFYPCFQNAFKLLISTYICGNKHSNTLIFE from the coding sequence ATGATTTCAAAGAAAATCATCTCAGCAACTGGAGCAGATGTGATGACTTCAAATGAGACTCAAATTGAAAATATGTTCCTCTGCTATCCATTCCGGTCGGACTCCTGTCCAAAACTGCTTCGTCTTACTGGGGTTAAAGTGGCGATGTATGTTTTAATGGTGCTGATGATCCTCACAACAGTTTTTGGGAACCTGCTGATCATCATCTCCATCTCTCACTTCAAACAGCTTCAGTCTCCAACTCATCTGATCGTTCGCTCTCTGGCTGCCAGTGACTGTCTGCTGGGCTCTTTGGTCATGCCGTACAGCATGGTGCGATCTGTTGAAGGCTGCTGGTATCTGggagattttgtgtgtaaagttcATTCTAGTTTAGATATGAGCTTCTGTATCTCCTCAATACTGCATCTCAGTTTAATATCTGTTGACAGGTACTGGGCCATTTGTGACCCTCTAAGATACAGAATGAGGGTCACAAACAACACTGTGACTGTTTTTACTACTTTCATATGGCTGTTTTCATTTCTCTACagtttttctgttgtgttttcagGGATAAGTGCAGCTGGATTAGAGATGCTTATATTGCAGACTTACTGTGTGGGaagttgtgttgtgttttttaacaaGCAGTGGGGTCTTATATGTCCAATTCTCACATTTTTTCTTCCTGGGACGATCATGAgctctctgtatttaaaaatattctatGTTGCACAAAAACATGCAAAGGTTATGTCAGAAAGAGTGGCTGGAGGGTTGAGGAGTCAAAGCTCTgctcacagagagagaaaagcagCTAAAACTCTGGCTATTGTCATGggtgtttttttgttatgttgGCTGCCGTATTTTACTGCTGCTGTTCTCGacccttttttaaatttttggacTCCAGCTGTTGTTTTTGATGCTTTGTTTTGGTTTGCATATTTCAACTCGACTTGTAACCCCTTGATTTATGGTTTTTTCTACCCTTGTTTTCAGAATGCTTTTAAGCTTCTCATATCCACTTACATCTGTGGCAACAAGCATTCTAACACCTTGATATTTGAATGA
- the taar11 gene encoding trace amine-associated receptor 11, translating to MNLSQPWTAESFGLCFASLNDSCIKTVYSPVLRAPLYLLFTITIILIVFGNLWVIFTISSFQQLHTPTNYLIISMAVADLLLGSFVMPPSMIRSLETCWYFGDFFCKFHSGTDFTLCNASVLHLTFISIDRYYAVCQPLQYHSRMTTRVSVFMILVSWGFSAFFGFGIIFSELKIEGKTTEELHVACKGGCLALHGREIGVTYSIVFYFLPMFIIVSIYSRIFVIALRHVRVINNYPTSSSSVSKKDLKATKTLAIVIGVFMSCWTPYFMCNIIDPIVNHTIPALLYEVLMWVAYLNAVFNPLIYAFFYSWFREKSKILYDKLYKLC from the coding sequence ATGAATCTGAGTCAACCGTGGACAGCAGAGTCTTTCGGCCTCTGTTTCGCATCCCTGAACGACTCCTGCATAAAGACAGTCTATTCTCCTGTCTTACGTGCTCCTCTCTACCTGCTCTTTACTATAACCATCATACTGATAGTGTTTGGCAACCTGTGGGTCATCTTCACCATCTCCTCTTTCCAGCAGCTCCACACACCCACCAACTACCTGATCATCTCAATGGCCGTAGCCGACCTGCTTCTGGGCAGTTTTGTCATGCCTCCGAGCATGATACGCTCTTTGGAGACATGCTGGTACTTTGGAGACTTTTTCTGCAAGTTTCACTCTGGCACTGATTTTACGCTGTGTAACGCATCCGTTTTGCACCTCACGTTCATCTCAATTGACCGTTATTATGCAGTTTGTCAACCACTCCAATATCACAGCAGAATGACCACACGTGTGAGCGTATTCATGATCCTGGTCAGCTGGGGCTTCTCTGCCTTTTTCGGCTTTGGCATCATATTCTCAGAGCTGAAAATCGAAGGCAAAACAACCGAGGAGCTGCATGTTGCTTGCAAGGGAGGGTGTTTAGCATTGCATGGAAGAGAAATCGGAGTGACCTATTCGATTGTGTTTTACTTCCTCCCTATGTTTATAATTGTGAGCATTTACAGCAGGATTTTTGTTATAGCACTGAGACATGTTCGTGTTATTAACAACTACCCCACAAGCTCATCATCAGTTAGTAAAAAGGATCTAAAAGCCACTAAGACGCTTGCTATTGTCATTGGAGTTTTTATGTCTTGCTGGACACCTTACTTCATGTGTAACATCATAGATCCTATTGTTAACCATACAATACCAGCACTATTATATGAGGTGCTAATGTGGGTGGCTTATTTAAACGCAGTATTTAACCCCTTGATTTATGCTTTCTTTTACAGCTGGTTCAGAGAAAAATCCAAAATTTTATATGACAAACTATATAAATTGTGCTAG
- the LOC131527205 gene encoding trace amine-associated receptor 4-like isoform X2: MTSNETDTQIVFLCYPLRPDSCLKLQSPTHLIVRSLAASDCLLGSLVMPYSMVRSVEGCWYLGDVVCKVHSSLDMTFCISSILHLSLISVDRYWAICDPLRYKMRVTNNTVTVFTTFIWLFSFLYSFSIVFSGVNKIGLELFIMQVYCVGSCVLFFNKQWGIICPVLTFFLPGTIMSSLYMKIFYVARKHAKVMSERVTGGLKSQSSAHREKKAATTLAIVMGVFLFCWLPYFTVTVLGPFFNFLTPADVFDALVWFAYLNSTCNPLIYGFFYPCFQNAFKILISTYVCCINDSNTLILE; encoded by the exons ATGACTTCTAATGAAACTGACACTCAGATTGTTTTTCTCTGCTATCCACTCCGGCCGGACTCCTGTCTAAAA CTTCAGTCTCCAACTCATCTGATCGTTCGCTCTCTGGCTGCCAGTGACTGTCTGCTGGGCTCTTTGGTCATGCCGTACAGCATGGTGCGATCTGTTGAAGGCTGCTGGTATCTGGGAGATGTTGTGTGTAAAGTTCATTCTAGTTTAGACATGACCTTTTGTATCTCCTCAATACTGCATCTCAGTTTAATATCTGTTGACAGGTACTGGGCCATTTGTGACCCTCTGAGGTACAAAATGAGGGTCACAAACAACACTGTGACTGTATTTACTACCTTTATTTGGCTGTTTTCATTTCTCTACAgtttttctattgtgttttcaGGTGTAAACAAAATTGGTTTGGAGTTGTTCATCATGCAGGTTTATTGTGTGGGAAGCTGTGTTTTGTTCTTTAACAAACAATGGGGTATTATATGTCCAGTTCTCACATTTTTCCTTCCTGGGACAATCATGAGCTCTCTGTATATGAAAATCTTCTATGTTGCACGAAAACATGCAAAGGTTATGTCAGAAAGAGTGACTGGAGGGTTGAAGAGCCAAAGCTCTGCTCACAGAGAGAAAAAAGCAGCTACAACTCTGGCCATTGTTATgggtgtgtttttgttctgcTGGCTGCCATATTTTACGGTTACTGTTCTCGGcccttttttcaattttttgaCCCCAGCTGATGTTTTTGATGCTTTGGTTTGGTTTGCATACCTTAACTCCACTTGTAATCCACTGATTTATGGTTTTTTCTACCCTTGTTTTCAGAATGCTTTTAAGATTCTTATATCCACTTATGTCTGTTGCATCAATGATTCAAACACCTTGATATTAGAATGA